One part of the Clostridia bacterium genome encodes these proteins:
- a CDS encoding anthranilate/aminodeoxychorismate synthase component II (TrpG; with TrpE catalyzes the formation of anthranilate and glutamate from chorismate and glutamine; TrpG provides the glutamine amidotransferase activity): protein MILMIDNYDSFTFNLVQYLGEMGLEIKVYRNDAITLGEIEAMLPTAIILSPGPCTPNEAGICLDLIASLSGRIPILGVCLG from the coding sequence ATAACTATGATTCCTTTACTTTTAACCTGGTCCAGTACCTGGGAGAGATGGGTCTGGAGATTAAGGTCTACCGCAATGACGCGATCACGTTGGGGGAAATTGAAGCCATGCTGCCCACTGCCATCATCCTGTCGCCGGGCCCCTGCACACCTAATGAGGCTGGAATATGTCTGGACCTTATCGCCAGCCTCTCCGGCCGGATACCAATCCTGGGTGTCTGTCTGGGG